From the Paenibacillus sp. FSL H8-0548 genome, one window contains:
- a CDS encoding U32 family peptidase, producing the protein MTDTLIRSDIELLAPAGDWDCMRAAVANGADAIFFGVEKFNARARANNFRSEELPEIMAFLHTYGVKGFLTFNILVFEDELKDAQNLIEMCIDAGVDAVIVQDLGLVKMIRELSPDFPIHGSTQMTITSPEAVEFTKPFALERVVLGRENNLKQIRTIGEQAKLPMEVFVHGALCVSYSGQCLTSEVWGGRSANRGECAQACRLPYDLMVDGEVQPMGDIAYLLSPKDLAAIDIVPELIQAGVTSFKIEGRLKTPEYVANVVSKYRRAIDKYFDGDLSKPSVEDVRELQQSFSRGFTHGFLSGTNNKMLVEGTFPKSRGVYLGRVERVMRDAVTLKIDAPLKRGDGIVFDAGDPTKKEEGGRVYDIRRQGVKIEGEAQEGTLIELVSGRNDVDLRRVHVGDRVWKTNDPALDKRLRASFETEKPYRVFPLHVRVTGALGQPMRTWWTDVQKGTTVELVTELELEQAQKRPMDAALLEDQLGRLGGTVYQLEKLEVELQGDLIVPIRELNRLRREAVELLAVERPKPPVFVKNKVQSRENIYQADAAKKDILAPQSGKDAKLIALCRSLAQVEAAVKTDVSYVYADFEFIKQFPAAIAAAREAGKPIALATPRIHMPGENGYHANILKLQPDAVLVRNTGALYYYLRARTANPDKPFPKLIGDFSLNVANHKAVNLFTEAGLDLITPSYDLNIQQMVDLLENSDTSMLEMVIHQHLPMFHTEHCVYCTFMSEGTDFTNCGRPCEEKRASLQDRIGMAHPVRVDEGCRNTVYNAIEQSGAEYIRNFVGYGVSNFRVEFLEETPEKVLEVLSLYRDALDGKISGTQVWRSLKAINQLGVTRGQLVNK; encoded by the coding sequence ATGACAGATACACTAATTAGATCGGACATAGAGCTGCTGGCTCCGGCTGGCGACTGGGATTGTATGAGGGCGGCTGTTGCCAACGGCGCGGATGCGATATTTTTTGGAGTGGAAAAATTTAACGCGCGTGCTCGCGCGAATAACTTCCGGAGCGAGGAGCTTCCGGAGATTATGGCTTTTCTTCATACGTATGGGGTTAAAGGTTTCCTGACGTTTAATATTCTCGTGTTTGAGGATGAGCTTAAGGATGCGCAAAATTTGATTGAAATGTGTATCGATGCGGGCGTAGATGCCGTTATCGTGCAGGATTTAGGCCTTGTAAAGATGATCCGCGAGCTATCGCCGGATTTTCCTATTCACGGCTCGACACAAATGACGATTACATCTCCAGAAGCGGTAGAGTTCACCAAGCCCTTTGCACTGGAGCGCGTAGTGCTCGGACGCGAAAACAATTTGAAGCAAATTCGGACGATCGGCGAGCAAGCTAAGCTGCCGATGGAGGTATTCGTGCACGGTGCGCTGTGCGTATCGTATTCGGGTCAATGTCTCACGTCTGAAGTGTGGGGCGGACGCTCCGCGAACCGCGGCGAATGCGCGCAGGCTTGCCGGCTGCCGTATGATTTGATGGTGGACGGCGAGGTGCAGCCGATGGGCGACATCGCGTATTTGCTGTCGCCGAAGGATTTGGCGGCGATCGATATTGTACCGGAGCTCATCCAAGCGGGCGTTACATCGTTTAAAATTGAAGGACGGCTCAAAACTCCGGAATATGTCGCGAATGTCGTGAGCAAGTATCGGCGCGCGATCGATAAATATTTTGATGGCGACCTGTCGAAGCCGTCAGTGGAGGATGTGCGTGAGCTGCAGCAAAGCTTCTCGCGCGGCTTCACGCATGGTTTTCTGTCGGGAACGAACAATAAGATGCTCGTAGAGGGTACGTTTCCGAAGAGCCGAGGTGTCTACCTCGGCCGTGTAGAGCGCGTTATGCGCGATGCGGTTACGCTGAAGATCGATGCGCCGTTAAAACGCGGCGATGGGATTGTGTTTGATGCAGGCGACCCGACGAAGAAGGAAGAGGGCGGACGTGTATACGATATCCGTCGTCAAGGCGTGAAGATCGAAGGCGAGGCGCAGGAAGGCACGCTGATCGAGCTCGTTTCCGGACGCAACGATGTTGATTTACGTAGAGTACATGTAGGCGACCGCGTATGGAAGACAAACGATCCAGCGCTGGATAAACGCCTAAGAGCTTCCTTTGAAACGGAAAAGCCATATCGTGTATTCCCGCTGCATGTTAGAGTAACAGGCGCGCTTGGGCAACCGATGCGCACGTGGTGGACGGATGTCCAGAAGGGGACAACCGTTGAGCTTGTTACGGAGCTAGAGCTGGAGCAAGCACAGAAGCGTCCGATGGATGCGGCGCTGCTTGAGGATCAGCTGGGCAGACTAGGCGGTACCGTGTATCAGCTGGAGAAGCTGGAGGTTGAGCTGCAGGGCGATTTGATCGTACCAATACGCGAGCTTAACCGTTTGCGGCGCGAAGCTGTAGAGCTGCTGGCCGTGGAGCGTCCGAAGCCGCCTGTCTTTGTTAAAAACAAAGTTCAATCCCGTGAAAATATTTATCAAGCCGATGCGGCGAAAAAGGATATTTTGGCACCACAAAGCGGCAAGGATGCGAAGCTGATCGCTTTATGCCGCAGCCTTGCACAAGTAGAGGCCGCGGTGAAAACCGATGTGTCGTACGTGTATGCTGATTTTGAATTTATTAAGCAGTTCCCAGCTGCGATAGCTGCTGCTCGTGAAGCGGGCAAGCCGATTGCGCTGGCAACACCGCGTATTCATATGCCTGGCGAGAACGGCTACCATGCGAATATTTTGAAGCTGCAGCCTGATGCAGTGCTCGTTCGGAACACGGGAGCGCTATATTATTACTTGCGTGCTCGTACTGCTAATCCGGATAAGCCATTCCCTAAGTTGATTGGTGACTTCTCATTGAATGTAGCCAATCACAAAGCGGTGAATCTATTCACCGAGGCTGGTCTTGATCTGATTACGCCGTCGTATGATCTCAATATTCAACAAATGGTCGACTTGCTGGAAAACTCGGACACCTCCATGCTGGAAATGGTTATTCATCAGCATTTGCCGATGTTCCATACGGAGCATTGTGTCTATTGTACCTTCATGAGTGAAGGAACTGACTTTACGAACTGCGGTCGTCCATGTGAGGAGAAGCGTGCTTCCTTGCAGGATCGGATCGGCATGGCGCATCCAGTTCGCGTTGACGAGGGCTGCCGCAACACGGTGTATAACGCCATCGAGCAATCGGGGGCGGAATATATTCGCAACTTTGTTGGTTATGGCGTATCCAACTTCCGCGTAGAGTTTCTTGAAGAGACGCCTGAGAAGGTGCTTGAGGTGTTGTCATTATACCGCGATGCGCTTGATGGTAAAATCAGCGGTACACAGGTATGGCGCAGCTTGAAGGCAATCAATCAGCTCGGCGTTACGCGTGGACAGCTGGTTAATAAGTAA
- a CDS encoding heptaprenylglyceryl phosphate synthase: MNEVWFSGWRHVFKLDPEREISDEALDQICTSGTDAIIVGGSSGVTFENTVDLMARIRRYSVDCALEVSTLEGAVPGFDGYFVPLVLNTSQAEWITGRQTEGLLEYGSFVPWEETAAQGYIILNAEATAAKVTGAQTELTEAELIAHVRMADRLMRLPVIYLEYSGRFGDMQLVKRARATAVQARLFYGGGIDTAEKARQAAESAHTVVVGNVIYNDLVAALSTVAAVHNS; the protein is encoded by the coding sequence ATGAATGAGGTTTGGTTTTCTGGCTGGAGGCATGTGTTTAAGCTTGATCCCGAGCGTGAAATATCCGATGAAGCGCTCGATCAAATCTGTACCTCAGGCACGGATGCGATTATTGTCGGGGGCTCCAGCGGCGTTACTTTTGAGAATACGGTCGATCTGATGGCGCGAATTCGAAGATATTCGGTGGATTGTGCGCTTGAGGTGTCGACATTGGAGGGAGCGGTTCCTGGCTTCGACGGTTATTTTGTGCCGCTGGTCCTTAATACGAGTCAAGCGGAATGGATTACCGGAAGACAAACAGAAGGGCTGCTTGAATATGGATCTTTTGTGCCTTGGGAAGAGACCGCCGCTCAGGGCTATATTATATTGAATGCCGAGGCTACAGCGGCCAAGGTTACAGGAGCACAAACGGAGCTAACGGAAGCAGAGCTTATTGCGCATGTACGAATGGCAGATCGGCTAATGCGTCTGCCCGTCATTTATTTGGAATATAGCGGACGGTTCGGCGATATGCAGCTCGTGAAGCGGGCTAGAGCAACGGCTGTACAGGCAAGACTCTTTTATGGCGGGGGTATAGATACTGCGGAAAAGGCGCGCCAAGCGGCGGAGTCGGCTCATACGGTTGTCGTTGGAAATGTGATTTACAATGATTTGGTGGCTGCGCTCTCTACTGTAGCTGCTGTACACAATAGTTGA
- a CDS encoding stalk domain-containing protein, translating into MKKLLTMLLPVLLVLSMLPMAVFAADEDNKVEVRLKAGSTAVKINGKATTVEAPFVTSGTTMVPLKVITNAFGAGLKLENGNVITLTYNDRNIVLTFGNKTVKVNGVAKNVAVAPVVVKGSTMVPLRVIVEAFGASITNDNKTKETVIVGVRAKSSTSGGTSIDSDYGKTKIGDSYYGWTLNYPAGLVQVDQSDNGDFVKWADTADASKVAAQVNVITERVGDDVLTIEEQRDILSNYYFEDEITLDKRTITVGGLQFEKVVTYTKQTKMYYEYRGIQKAGTYFIVIVGVKGADKSVLSGYDTLLNSFTPAFNSSDKTIKNITKVVNGTITFKDADYGLSVKLPADWSSDPESATPWFTNATDALEFDFSSAAPGDTLENWAARREARVREDIISSNVRNFVSEPVSLLDGKALMLSYEISYGENYWVTLNEIHFISGEYKYSISYLHPSFNNVKSKQTLKQVIASLDIDIVFIEKNFGLVEDDFDLLDRSKKTVKRSTTYGYSIEIPAYWTGLQKNFNEDGVFYASSAGNFVVYESEGSAASISTEFAQIHTKPEGIAQGISVKENTLVTINGKSARKIVIHAAKPKESLPFTQTLYMFDKTEGCIVFSFSVSDIHATESNLKVINDVAQSIRFN; encoded by the coding sequence ATGAAGAAGCTATTAACGATGCTGCTGCCCGTACTGCTCGTATTATCGATGCTGCCAATGGCGGTGTTCGCTGCTGATGAAGACAATAAGGTGGAGGTTAGACTTAAGGCGGGCAGTACAGCTGTCAAAATTAATGGAAAAGCAACGACTGTGGAAGCGCCATTTGTAACAAGCGGCACTACGATGGTACCTTTGAAGGTTATTACAAATGCGTTTGGCGCTGGTCTTAAATTGGAAAATGGAAATGTCATTACGTTAACGTACAATGACCGGAATATCGTCTTAACTTTTGGCAATAAAACCGTAAAGGTGAACGGAGTTGCAAAAAACGTAGCGGTAGCCCCTGTAGTTGTCAAAGGCTCAACGATGGTTCCGCTTCGTGTAATTGTTGAAGCTTTTGGTGCAAGTATCACCAACGATAACAAGACAAAAGAAACGGTGATTGTCGGCGTTCGAGCTAAATCATCAACTTCTGGAGGTACGTCCATTGATTCAGATTACGGCAAAACCAAAATCGGAGACAGCTACTATGGCTGGACATTAAACTACCCAGCAGGCCTTGTACAGGTAGATCAAAGTGATAATGGCGATTTTGTGAAATGGGCGGATACGGCAGATGCTTCGAAGGTAGCCGCGCAAGTGAATGTTATAACGGAGCGTGTCGGAGATGATGTGCTGACCATCGAGGAACAACGGGATATTTTGTCTAATTATTATTTTGAAGATGAGATTACGCTCGACAAGCGGACCATAACAGTTGGCGGACTGCAATTTGAGAAGGTTGTAACGTATACGAAACAAACAAAAATGTATTATGAATATCGGGGTATTCAAAAAGCAGGAACTTATTTTATCGTTATTGTGGGCGTCAAAGGTGCAGATAAATCTGTGCTGAGCGGCTATGATACGTTGTTGAACAGCTTCACACCTGCTTTTAATTCATCTGATAAAACGATAAAAAATATTACTAAGGTAGTTAACGGAACCATTACATTTAAGGACGCTGACTATGGTCTGTCTGTTAAGCTTCCAGCGGATTGGAGCAGTGATCCTGAGAGTGCGACTCCGTGGTTTACGAATGCAACAGATGCTTTGGAATTTGATTTCTCATCAGCGGCTCCAGGAGATACGCTTGAGAATTGGGCTGCTCGTCGAGAAGCGCGAGTTCGTGAAGACATTATTAGCTCCAACGTTCGCAATTTCGTATCTGAGCCTGTCAGCTTGCTTGATGGCAAGGCATTAATGTTGAGCTACGAAATTTCTTATGGTGAAAATTACTGGGTGACATTAAATGAAATTCACTTTATTTCAGGAGAATATAAGTATTCGATCTCATACCTCCACCCGTCCTTTAACAACGTAAAAAGCAAACAAACACTTAAGCAAGTTATAGCGTCGCTTGATATTGACATTGTTTTTATTGAGAAAAACTTTGGCCTTGTCGAGGATGATTTTGATTTGTTGGATCGCAGTAAAAAAACAGTGAAACGCAGCACAACCTATGGTTACTCTATAGAGATACCTGCCTATTGGACAGGGCTGCAGAAAAATTTTAATGAAGATGGAGTATTTTATGCATCTAGTGCTGGTAATTTCGTAGTTTACGAATCTGAAGGATCGGCTGCTTCAATCTCAACAGAGTTTGCCCAAATTCACACAAAGCCGGAAGGTATCGCACAAGGCATATCTGTTAAGGAAAATACTTTGGTGACCATTAATGGGAAATCAGCTCGTAAAATAGTAATACATGCAGCTAAACCGAAGGAAAGTCTTCCTTTTACACAAACGCTCTACATGTTTGACAAGACGGAGGGCTGCATCGTATTTAGTTTCTCCGTTTCTGATATTCACGCTACGGAGAGCAACTTGAAAGTTATTAACGATGTGGCGCAATCGATTCGTTTCAATTAA
- a CDS encoding sigma-70 family RNA polymerase sigma factor, with the protein MSAEQQAIERLKCGDGSALKWLMEQYGDDILRTAVLLLKDYHMAEDVSQEVFITAFQKIKQYRGEGSLRGWLLKVTINLCRSKMRLVSWKRLLFREATIEENRVHSHLYNSAPNAEIEQWLLSLSLRESIEAMPFKYREVIVLYYYQELTIKEIAQVLTEPESTIKSKLLRGRRLLRHQLEEGGWQDETRA; encoded by the coding sequence ATGAGCGCGGAGCAACAAGCGATAGAGCGATTGAAATGCGGTGACGGTTCCGCACTAAAATGGTTGATGGAGCAGTATGGCGACGATATTTTGCGGACAGCCGTGCTGCTGCTTAAGGATTATCACATGGCTGAGGACGTGAGCCAGGAAGTGTTTATAACCGCCTTTCAAAAAATAAAGCAATACCGCGGGGAAGGCAGCTTGCGAGGATGGCTGCTGAAGGTGACAATCAATCTCTGCCGCAGCAAGATGCGGCTCGTTTCTTGGAAGCGGTTGTTGTTTCGAGAAGCAACGATAGAAGAAAACAGAGTTCATAGTCATCTATATAACTCGGCGCCAAATGCTGAAATCGAACAATGGCTGCTTTCCTTATCGCTGCGTGAATCGATTGAGGCTATGCCTTTTAAATACCGTGAGGTTATTGTTCTCTACTATTATCAAGAGCTGACCATTAAAGAAATTGCACAGGTGCTGACTGAGCCCGAGAGTACAATTAAGAGCAAGCTGCTGCGAGGCCGCAGACTGCTTCGACATCAATTAGAGGAAGGGGGCTGGCAGGATGAAACAAGAGCATAA
- a CDS encoding trypsin-like peptidase domain-containing protein produces MKRSILRICSIIVIGAILASGTVWAAGTVGTATHAMNATKVNGEVYVKASSLTSALGGSGTFDSKTNTYSYIPADIPSVIKKVSPSVVAIIGKPKNIGSADPRYALAHGTGVIIRADGWIVTNAHVVEDMSNLVVVTADGKQYDAERTHHDEASDLALVKIKATKLPIAKLAPSPLSVQVGETVVAIGTPVSFSLRNTATSGIVSGMNRSISSAYNLLQTDAAINPGNSGGPLVNMKGEVIGINSLKFVEVGVDNLGFSIPADTVQYVTNHFFKYGHVKRAGLGLVLEESWSAIIGIPTSDPLTVKSVQSAAAQKIGIKNGDLLYKVAGKQVSTIVELNELLKSYLPGQQVEVMLQIDGDLVTRKLTLVEG; encoded by the coding sequence ATGAAAAGGAGTATCCTTCGTATTTGCAGCATTATTGTTATTGGTGCAATCCTTGCTTCTGGAACCGTATGGGCTGCTGGAACAGTTGGGACAGCTACGCATGCGATGAATGCGACTAAGGTTAATGGCGAGGTTTACGTCAAAGCAAGCTCACTTACAAGTGCGCTTGGAGGCTCTGGTACTTTTGACTCAAAGACGAATACATACAGTTACATACCGGCTGATATTCCCTCGGTCATTAAGAAGGTATCTCCATCGGTTGTCGCGATTATAGGGAAGCCAAAGAATATCGGTTCAGCAGATCCGAGATACGCTTTAGCTCATGGAACAGGAGTTATTATTAGGGCAGATGGCTGGATTGTAACGAATGCGCATGTCGTGGAGGATATGAGTAATTTAGTTGTTGTAACGGCAGATGGGAAGCAATATGATGCAGAACGAACGCATCATGATGAGGCGAGCGATTTGGCATTAGTCAAAATCAAAGCAACAAAACTCCCCATAGCGAAGCTGGCGCCGTCTCCTCTTTCGGTCCAGGTAGGTGAAACGGTTGTGGCAATCGGCACGCCGGTTTCCTTCTCTCTACGAAATACTGCGACAAGCGGTATAGTGAGCGGTATGAATCGCAGTATTTCCTCAGCATACAACCTTCTCCAGACAGACGCAGCTATTAATCCGGGCAATAGCGGAGGTCCGCTCGTAAATATGAAGGGCGAGGTTATCGGTATAAATTCATTGAAATTCGTAGAAGTGGGAGTCGATAATCTCGGTTTTTCCATTCCAGCCGACACCGTGCAGTATGTGACAAACCATTTTTTTAAATATGGACATGTCAAGCGTGCTGGGCTTGGACTAGTGCTCGAGGAAAGCTGGTCAGCAATTATCGGAATTCCTACCTCGGATCCGCTAACTGTGAAATCAGTACAATCGGCAGCAGCTCAGAAGATAGGTATTAAAAATGGTGATTTGCTCTATAAGGTGGCTGGCAAGCAGGTTTCTACGATTGTAGAGCTAAATGAACTGCTGAAGAGCTATCTACCAGGACAACAGGTTGAGGTTATGCTGCAGATTGATGGTGACCTCGTAACACGAAAGCTGACACTGGTTGAAGGTTGA
- a CDS encoding sugar phosphate isomerase/epimerase — protein MKLGVFSVLFAQKSFEESLDYIASKGLDAIEIGTGGYPGDAHCNPDELLADAGKLKAFKQAVESRGLMISALSCHGNPLHPQKAISSDHDAVIRKTIELANRLEVSVVNTFSGCPGDHEDAKYPNWPVAPWPNDFQDILKWQWEEKVIPYWSEIGKLATAGGVKIGLELHGGFSVHSPATLLRLREAAGDAIGANLDPSHMWWQGIDPVQAVHILGRAGAIHHFHAKDTTIDPINVNHHGVTDMQSYALMLDRAWQFRTVGYGHDLKVWSDILSALRLVGYDYVVSIEHEDGLMSVDEGFTKAVQNLQQILIREPLGEMWWV, from the coding sequence ATGAAATTAGGCGTATTTAGCGTTCTTTTTGCACAAAAATCATTCGAGGAATCACTAGACTATATTGCCTCCAAGGGGCTTGACGCCATCGAAATCGGAACAGGCGGATATCCAGGGGATGCACATTGCAATCCAGATGAGCTGCTTGCTGATGCAGGCAAACTGAAAGCGTTTAAGCAGGCAGTGGAATCACGCGGACTGATGATCAGCGCACTCAGCTGTCATGGCAACCCGCTTCACCCTCAGAAAGCTATTTCATCTGATCACGATGCTGTTATTCGCAAAACCATCGAGCTGGCTAATCGTCTTGAAGTATCTGTAGTAAATACTTTCTCCGGCTGTCCTGGGGACCATGAGGATGCAAAATATCCGAACTGGCCTGTAGCTCCTTGGCCAAACGATTTCCAAGATATTTTGAAATGGCAATGGGAAGAAAAGGTTATTCCATATTGGTCTGAAATCGGCAAGCTCGCAACTGCAGGCGGTGTGAAGATCGGTCTAGAGCTTCACGGCGGCTTCTCCGTTCATAGTCCTGCTACTTTGCTTCGTCTTCGCGAAGCAGCTGGCGATGCGATTGGCGCGAATCTTGATCCAAGCCACATGTGGTGGCAAGGTATTGATCCTGTACAAGCCGTTCATATTTTGGGACGTGCAGGCGCAATCCATCACTTCCATGCGAAGGATACGACGATTGATCCAATCAACGTTAACCATCACGGCGTAACCGATATGCAATCCTACGCTCTCATGCTTGACCGCGCTTGGCAGTTCCGTACGGTTGGTTATGGCCATGACTTAAAAGTATGGTCAGACATACTTAGCGCTCTACGCCTTGTAGGCTATGACTATGTAGTCAGCATCGAGCATGAAGACGGCTTAATGTCCGTTGATGAGGGCTTTACGAAGGCTGTTCAAAATCTACAGCAAATTTTGATCCGCGAGCCGCTTGGCGAGATGTGGTGGGTTTAA
- the uvrA gene encoding excinuclease ABC subunit UvrA, whose translation MASDKIVIKGARAHNLKNIDVTIPRDKFVVLTGLSGSGKSSLAFDTIYAEGQRRYVESLSAYARQFLGQMEKPDVDSIEGLSPAISIDQKTTSRNPRSTVGTVTEIYDYLRLLFARIGKPHCPEHGIEITSQTVEQMVDRIMEYPEKTKLQILAPLISGRKGEHTKLLADIQKQGFVRVRVNGELRELSEKIELEKNKKHNIEVVVDRIVVKSDIQSRLADSLETALKLSEGRVLVDIIDQEELLFSSNLACPECGFSIDELEPRMFSFNSPYGACPDCDGLGLKMIVDPELLVPDRTKSIENAAFLAWAGSTSNYYPQFLSAVCVHYGIPQNVPVSELSAEHMNKLLHGTGGERVRFLYENDFGHRKEAYVPFEGIVNNLERRYRDTASDMMREHIENYMSAKPCSGCKGRRLRKESLAVTINTQDISQVTSLSIGDSQRYFESLKLSSKELAIASLILKEINSRLGFLVNVGLEYLSLSRAAGTLSGGEAQRIRLATQIGSSLMGVLYILDEPSIGLHQRDNDRLIETLEHMRNLGNTLIVVEHDEDTMLAADYIIDIGPGAGIHGGMVIAEGTPEEVMANENSLTGQYLSGRKFIEVPAERRKTNDKWLEVRGAKENNLRNVNVKIPLGVFAAVTGVSGSGKSTFVNEIVYKTLARDLNKAKTRPGQYKELRGIEHLEKVIDIDQSPIGRTPRSNPATYTGVFDDIRDLYASTTESKVRGYKKGRFSFNVKGGRCEACRGDGIIKIEMHFLPDVYVPCEICKGKRYNRETLEVKYKGKNIAEVLDMTIEDSCLFFENIPRVHRKVQTLLDVGLGYMKLGQPATTLSGGEAQRVKLAAELYRRSTGKTLYILDEPTTGLHVHDIDRLLAVLHRLVDSGESVLVIEHNLDVIKTADYLIDLGPEGGNGGGLIVATGTPEQVIKVEQSYTGKYLKPILERDRERTNALKKQMAAVAAE comes from the coding sequence TTGGCTAGCGATAAAATAGTGATCAAGGGCGCGCGCGCCCACAATTTAAAAAATATTGATGTCACCATACCTCGTGACAAATTTGTCGTGCTTACGGGTCTAAGCGGATCGGGGAAATCCTCTCTTGCATTCGATACCATCTATGCGGAAGGTCAGCGCCGATATGTAGAGTCTTTATCTGCTTACGCTAGACAGTTTCTCGGTCAAATGGAAAAGCCGGATGTTGATTCTATTGAGGGATTATCACCGGCGATCTCCATTGATCAGAAGACAACTAGTCGCAATCCACGCTCCACAGTCGGAACTGTAACCGAGATCTACGATTATTTGCGGCTGTTATTTGCTCGAATCGGCAAGCCGCATTGTCCGGAGCATGGGATTGAAATTACATCGCAGACTGTGGAGCAGATGGTTGACCGGATCATGGAATATCCTGAGAAGACGAAGCTGCAAATACTGGCTCCGCTTATTTCAGGACGCAAAGGCGAGCACACCAAGCTCCTTGCAGACATTCAGAAGCAAGGCTTCGTACGGGTGCGTGTGAACGGTGAATTGCGCGAGCTTAGTGAAAAGATTGAGCTAGAGAAAAATAAAAAGCATAATATCGAGGTCGTTGTCGACAGAATCGTTGTGAAGTCAGACATTCAGAGCAGGCTCGCTGATTCTTTAGAAACTGCTCTTAAGCTCTCTGAGGGCCGCGTGCTCGTTGATATTATTGACCAAGAAGAGCTGCTTTTCAGCTCTAATCTGGCTTGTCCGGAATGCGGATTCAGTATTGATGAGCTTGAGCCGCGTATGTTTTCCTTCAACAGCCCTTATGGCGCTTGTCCGGACTGCGATGGTTTAGGCCTCAAAATGATTGTTGACCCTGAGCTTCTCGTACCAGATAGAACCAAATCCATTGAAAATGCGGCTTTTCTTGCTTGGGCAGGCAGTACGTCCAACTATTATCCGCAATTTTTAAGTGCGGTTTGTGTTCACTATGGCATACCGCAAAACGTACCCGTATCAGAGCTCTCTGCTGAGCACATGAATAAGCTGCTCCACGGTACAGGTGGAGAGCGTGTTCGTTTCCTATATGAAAACGATTTTGGCCATCGGAAGGAAGCCTATGTTCCATTCGAAGGCATTGTGAATAATCTAGAGCGACGTTATCGCGACACGGCATCAGATATGATGCGGGAGCATATTGAGAATTATATGAGTGCTAAGCCATGCAGCGGCTGTAAGGGCCGAAGGCTCCGCAAGGAGAGCTTGGCGGTTACGATCAATACCCAAGATATTTCACAGGTAACGTCATTATCGATAGGCGATTCACAGCGCTACTTTGAATCGCTTAAGCTCTCGTCGAAGGAATTGGCAATTGCGAGCTTGATTTTGAAAGAAATCAACAGCCGCTTAGGCTTTCTTGTCAATGTTGGTTTAGAGTATTTGTCCTTAAGCCGCGCCGCGGGTACGTTATCAGGCGGGGAAGCACAGCGGATCCGATTAGCTACACAAATCGGATCGAGCTTAATGGGTGTGCTATATATTTTGGACGAGCCGAGCATTGGCTTGCATCAACGCGATAATGATCGGTTAATTGAGACGCTGGAGCATATGCGCAATCTTGGCAACACTCTAATCGTCGTAGAGCATGATGAGGATACGATGCTGGCTGCTGATTATATTATTGATATTGGGCCAGGTGCGGGTATACATGGAGGCATGGTTATAGCAGAAGGTACGCCGGAAGAGGTTATGGCCAATGAAAATTCGCTGACAGGCCAATACTTGAGCGGTCGCAAGTTTATTGAGGTGCCGGCTGAACGTCGCAAAACCAATGATAAATGGCTTGAGGTTCGCGGTGCCAAAGAAAACAACCTTAGAAATGTGAATGTGAAAATCCCGCTGGGCGTATTCGCTGCCGTCACGGGGGTATCGGGCTCGGGCAAGTCTACCTTCGTTAATGAAATTGTTTATAAGACATTAGCGAGAGATTTAAATAAAGCGAAGACACGCCCAGGTCAGTATAAGGAGCTTCGCGGCATAGAGCATTTGGAGAAGGTTATTGATATTGATCAATCACCAATCGGCCGAACGCCAAGATCGAATCCAGCTACCTATACTGGAGTGTTTGACGATATTCGTGATTTGTATGCAAGCACGACTGAATCAAAGGTTCGAGGCTATAAGAAAGGACGCTTCAGCTTTAATGTGAAGGGTGGACGCTGCGAAGCCTGTCGCGGTGATGGAATCATCAAAATCGAAATGCACTTCCTTCCGGACGTATACGTTCCTTGTGAGATTTGCAAAGGCAAACGATATAATCGTGAGACGCTTGAAGTGAAATACAAAGGGAAAAACATTGCAGAGGTATTGGATATGACGATTGAGGACAGCTGTCTTTTCTTCGAGAATATTCCAAGGGTTCATCGCAAAGTACAGACATTGCTTGATGTAGGGCTTGGTTATATGAAGCTTGGACAGCCGGCAACAACGTTATCAGGCGGCGAAGCCCAAAGAGTTAAGCTGGCGGCCGAGCTCTATCGCCGATCGACAGGAAAAACACTTTACATTTTGGATGAACCAACAACAGGCTTGCATGTGCATGATATCGATAGATTGTTAGCGGTTTTGCACCGCTTGGTAGATTCAGGTGAATCGGTACTCGTTATTGAGCATAATTTGGATGTTATTAAAACAGCAGATTATTTGATAGATCTTGGACCGGAAGGCGGCAACGGCGGAGGGTTGATTGTTGCGACAGGTACACCGGAGCAGGTCATTAAAGTGGAGCAATCGTACACGGGGAAATATTTAAAGCCGATTTTGGAACGTGATCGTGAACGGACGAATGCGCTGAAAAAACAGATGGCGGCAGTAGCGGCAGAATAA